In a genomic window of [Empedobacter] haloabium:
- a CDS encoding EAL domain-containing protein, with protein sequence MAQISDTQLSRQPVRRWPVAATLALLCGSVLTGLLFTGVSRLEQDRLVLAFSQRAHVREFALKEGINNAIDGLRAVNQLFVSQPDVSRDEFRRFTQPLLDRYPYVLGYSFMRFIRADERAAMEASLARQALGARVTEFRDGEVVPAGDRPRYRVIEYIEPYRGNEPALGLDSLYSSADEVARQRAYDTGLATASPLVTLAQARSTVGMLISMPVYRFDVALPDVDARRAALVGETAVTLLPAEMVSKILMASGLHQVHQQAQRIQGVGLHVYAGPERSSQTLVYYAPPPEGGRAALAPPLSWLYQRPPAPLDVPLEVAGRTWHVVASMSDDILVADHLASLSTLVLGILTTLLGTAYVHTLATRHRAIAQRVEERTTQLAEANRNLLLRERAIESSRNAILIVAAQDDYPIVYVNPAFERSTGFAAAEVMGRNPRLLYRDDVDQPGAETIRTALREQRDGNATLRYYRKDGTLFWSETYVSPVRDEHGTVTHFVAIQHDITAMKAYETELHHQATHDALTGLPNRVLLHDRLQQNIAQSAARGHSLWVVSIDLDRFKFTNSRVGHKAGDRLLQHVAERLQAAVRPIDTLARLGGDEFALMLLPEEGAGKPSVEQLQRVLASLNGPLVLDEKQTFIACSAGVAIYPEHGGDPTMLLERADIAMFRAKELGGDNYKFYTHAMREQLGERVQMESALRQALERREFVLYYQPQVDIGSGRIVGMEALIRWQHPEMGMVAPGRFIPVAEETGMILQMGAWVLRSACQQLRTWQCEGRRNLRVAVNVSARQMAERDFVGSVADVLREAGLDPDCLELELTESLVMNDVEHAIAVMHQLKKLGVKLAIDDFGTGYSSLAHLKRFTVDVLKIDQAFVRDLTVDPDDAAIVTTIIALAANLNLQVISEGVETLDQLSFLREHGCYQMQGYYFSRPVPATAFGAVLDENEARLAAGERVPLGVALHR encoded by the coding sequence GTGGCCCAGATTTCCGATACTCAACTCAGCCGACAGCCTGTTCGGCGCTGGCCCGTCGCGGCCACCCTGGCGCTGCTGTGCGGTTCGGTGCTGACGGGCCTGTTGTTCACCGGCGTCAGCCGGCTGGAGCAGGACCGTCTCGTGCTCGCCTTTTCCCAGCGCGCGCACGTGCGCGAGTTCGCCCTGAAGGAAGGCATCAACAACGCCATCGACGGGCTGCGCGCCGTCAACCAGCTGTTCGTCAGCCAGCCGGACGTCAGCCGCGACGAATTCCGCCGCTTCACGCAGCCGCTGCTGGATCGCTATCCCTACGTGTTGGGCTACAGCTTCATGCGCTTCATCCGCGCCGACGAGCGCGCGGCGATGGAAGCCTCGCTGGCCCGGCAGGCGCTGGGCGCCCGCGTGACCGAGTTCCGCGACGGCGAAGTGGTGCCGGCCGGCGACCGCCCGCGCTACCGCGTGATCGAATACATCGAGCCGTACCGCGGCAACGAACCGGCGCTGGGGCTCGACTCGCTGTATTCCTCGGCCGACGAGGTGGCGCGCCAACGCGCCTACGATACCGGCCTGGCGACGGCCAGCCCGCTCGTGACCCTGGCACAGGCCCGCTCCACCGTCGGCATGCTGATCTCGATGCCGGTGTATCGCTTCGACGTGGCGCTGCCCGACGTGGACGCGCGTCGCGCCGCACTGGTCGGCGAGACGGCCGTGACCCTGTTGCCGGCCGAGATGGTCAGCAAGATCCTGATGGCCTCGGGCCTGCACCAGGTGCACCAGCAGGCGCAGCGCATCCAGGGCGTCGGCCTGCACGTGTATGCGGGGCCGGAGCGCTCCTCCCAGACCCTGGTGTACTACGCGCCGCCGCCGGAAGGGGGACGCGCGGCGCTGGCGCCGCCGCTGTCCTGGCTGTACCAGCGGCCACCGGCGCCGCTCGACGTGCCGCTGGAGGTGGCCGGGCGCACCTGGCACGTGGTGGCCAGCATGAGCGACGATATTCTCGTGGCCGATCATCTGGCCTCGTTGTCCACCCTGGTGCTGGGCATCCTGACCACCCTGTTGGGCACGGCCTACGTGCACACGCTGGCCACGCGCCATCGCGCCATCGCCCAGCGGGTGGAGGAACGCACGACGCAGCTGGCCGAGGCCAACCGCAACCTGCTGCTGCGCGAACGGGCGATCGAGTCGAGCCGCAACGCCATCCTGATCGTGGCGGCGCAGGACGACTACCCGATCGTCTACGTCAACCCGGCCTTCGAGCGCAGCACCGGCTTCGCGGCGGCCGAGGTCATGGGCCGCAACCCGCGGCTGCTGTACCGCGACGACGTCGACCAGCCGGGCGCCGAGACGATCCGCACGGCGCTGCGCGAGCAGCGCGATGGCAATGCCACCCTGCGCTACTACCGCAAGGACGGCACGCTGTTCTGGAGCGAGACCTACGTATCGCCGGTGCGCGACGAGCATGGCACCGTCACGCATTTCGTCGCGATTCAGCACGACATCACGGCGATGAAGGCCTACGAGACGGAGCTGCACCACCAGGCCACGCACGATGCGCTGACCGGCCTGCCGAACCGCGTGCTGCTGCATGACCGGCTGCAGCAGAACATCGCCCAGTCGGCCGCGCGCGGACACAGCCTGTGGGTGGTGTCGATCGACCTGGACCGCTTCAAGTTCACCAACAGCCGGGTGGGGCACAAGGCCGGCGACCGGTTGCTGCAGCACGTCGCCGAACGCCTGCAGGCGGCAGTACGCCCGATCGACACGCTGGCACGGCTGGGCGGCGACGAGTTCGCGCTGATGCTGCTGCCGGAAGAGGGCGCGGGCAAGCCTTCGGTGGAGCAGTTGCAGCGCGTGTTGGCCAGCCTGAACGGCCCGCTGGTGCTGGACGAGAAGCAAACCTTCATCGCCTGTAGCGCCGGCGTGGCGATCTACCCCGAGCACGGCGGCGACCCGACCATGCTGCTGGAGCGGGCCGACATCGCCATGTTCCGCGCCAAGGAACTGGGGGGCGACAACTACAAGTTCTACACGCACGCGATGCGCGAGCAGCTGGGCGAGCGGGTGCAGATGGAAAGCGCGCTGCGCCAGGCGCTCGAGCGGCGCGAGTTCGTGCTGTACTACCAGCCCCAGGTCGATATCGGCAGCGGCCGCATCGTCGGCATGGAAGCGCTGATCCGCTGGCAGCATCCGGAGATGGGCATGGTGGCGCCGGGCCGCTTCATCCCCGTGGCCGAGGAGACCGGCATGATCCTGCAGATGGGCGCGTGGGTGCTGCGCAGCGCCTGCCAGCAGCTACGCACCTGGCAGTGCGAGGGCCGGCGCAACTTGCGCGTGGCCGTCAACGTGTCGGCACGGCAGATGGCCGAACGCGACTTCGTCGGCAGCGTGGCGGACGTGCTGAGGGAAGCCGGCCTGGACCCGGACTGCCTGGAACTGGAGCTGACGGAAAGCCTCGTCATGAACGACGTCGAGCATGCCATCGCCGTCATGCACCAGTTGAAGAAGCTGGGCGTCAAGCTGGCCATCGACGATTTCGGCACCGGCTACTCCAGCCTGGCCCACCTGAAGCGCTTCACGGTGGACGTGCTGAAGATCGACCAGGCTTTCGTGCGCGACCTCACGGTGGACCCGGACGACGCGGCCATCGTCACCACCATCATCGCGCTGGCGGCGAACCTGAACCTGCAGGTGATCTCGGAAGGGGTGGAGACGCTGGACCAGCTGTCGTTCCTGCGCGAGCATGGCTGTTACCAGATGCAGGGCTATTATTTCAGCCGGCCCGTGCCCGCCACCGCGTTCGGCGCGGTGCTGGACGAGAACGAGGCGCGCCTGGCCGCCGGCGAGCGCGTGCCGCTGGGGGTAGCGCTACATCGCTAG
- a CDS encoding alpha/beta hydrolase produces the protein MLRSLSVAALAVLLGGSASAAAYGPELQGFRYPYPLQQFRFNSQGQTMKMAYMDVRPKGAGNGQAIVLLHGKNFCGATWEASIAALAGAGWRVIVPDQIGFCASTKPPHYQYSFQQLAQNTMALLRKAGVTKFALLGHSTGGMLATRFALMYPQAVSHLVMVNPIGLEDWKALGVPYRSVDEWFERELKLTADSVRNYEKSTYYMNRWKPAYEKWVDMLAGLNAGPGHQIVAWNSALIYDMIYTQPVVHEFPNLKVPVTLMIGDGDTTAIGSDIAPPELKAKLGNYKVLGKEAAKKIPQAHLIEFPNMGHAPQMEDPEAFHRALLQALEPVR, from the coding sequence ATGCTTCGATCCTTGTCCGTCGCCGCCCTGGCCGTCCTGCTGGGCGGCAGTGCCAGCGCCGCGGCCTACGGCCCGGAATTGCAGGGCTTCCGCTATCCCTATCCGCTGCAGCAGTTCCGCTTCAATTCGCAGGGCCAGACGATGAAGATGGCCTACATGGACGTGCGGCCGAAAGGTGCCGGCAACGGCCAGGCCATCGTCCTCCTGCACGGCAAGAACTTCTGCGGTGCCACCTGGGAAGCGTCGATCGCCGCGCTGGCCGGCGCCGGCTGGCGTGTCATCGTACCCGACCAGATCGGCTTTTGCGCCTCCACCAAGCCGCCCCATTACCAGTACAGCTTCCAGCAGCTGGCCCAGAACACGATGGCGCTGCTGCGCAAGGCGGGCGTGACGAAGTTCGCGCTGCTCGGCCACTCCACCGGCGGCATGCTGGCCACCCGGTTCGCGCTGATGTATCCGCAGGCCGTCTCCCACCTCGTCATGGTCAATCCGATCGGGCTGGAGGACTGGAAGGCGCTCGGGGTACCGTACCGCAGCGTCGATGAATGGTTCGAGCGCGAGCTGAAACTGACGGCCGACAGCGTGCGCAACTACGAGAAAAGCACCTACTACATGAACCGCTGGAAGCCGGCCTACGAGAAATGGGTGGACATGCTGGCGGGCCTGAACGCCGGCCCGGGGCACCAGATCGTCGCCTGGAACTCGGCCCTGATCTACGACATGATCTATACCCAGCCCGTGGTGCACGAATTTCCCAACCTGAAGGTGCCGGTGACCTTGATGATCGGCGACGGCGACACCACGGCCATCGGCAGCGACATCGCGCCGCCCGAACTGAAAGCGAAGCTGGGCAACTACAAGGTGCTGGGCAAGGAGGCGGCGAAAAAGATCCCGCAGGCGCACCTGATCGAGTTCCCCAACATGGGCCACGCGCCGCAGATGGAGGACCCGGAAGCGTTCCACCGGGCCCTGCTGCAGGCACTCGAACCGGTCCGCTAG